From one Thermomicrobiales bacterium genomic stretch:
- a CDS encoding transglutaminase domain-containing protein, translating to MNRLALREGWSTFILTSLVVFVAIWSLRQADWADGLQILNRIMLYGLISGLIVAKQQRIPGWIASLLALTGGVVVVLYQMTVYLDDRLGNRREKLSWLMDRFGNWINQIAGGKQIDDLYLFVLLVSILTLLLAFGSVWFVFRARWIWPALVFPGLLLFINLGYSLRVPTGLVVLYLFFAILLLVRFRMLERETNWRRQRIDYPSSIGWHAMWAATYLAMFVLMFGWIFPASVQSGQLHDTWLSVNGPWRAVEQRFNSWFTGIRGPGGGGIGGYAAFSDSFDLGGPLRLSDAPVVLVTGEPTAPYLAAHRYATYTGRGWESDVSQTTDASGQLRPLQPQIEMRAGEAVDVGDQALKTREKTEYTIRVERPRGALVFAPETFLSSDRGVNLVVPWKIVDRAEVDLAVDAPSTVPRELQRLVLLLQQYDFTPPDLATPTPASATAVSDASPAVELTPTVLPDDTTPPRFRPESEDITAERQLLAARGITFEYTIDATTYRATSLTYSGNFPDIGGVEAIYARDGLASGETYKVDALETKAKSEDLRQSSAADVPQAIRDRYLQLPDTVTDRTRALAFEVTQGAQTPYDQAKAIEAYLRTAIEYSEDVEFPPAGRDVVDFVLFDSHKGYCEYYASAFIVMAREIGLPTRMVTGFFPADRDKDAGGFLYRERNAHAWPEVYLAGYGWVPFEPTASRTAFNREPAAPANPAAGAIDRESGGIGGPLPDDSAFLRDQNDLPTGAGVGATNRQQPVSRLEWAIRAAIAALMLGTLTLAFFWLRGMRGLSPTGQLYAKTIRGAGWGGIHVDPSMTPHEIARSVATEVPGTRGPTSYLADLYVRETYGGRPVPQTDLLRGRQAWLRLRGLLVKHFFSRFAPWTNRHEDDQDDDLDW from the coding sequence ATGAATCGTCTTGCGCTCCGCGAGGGCTGGTCGACGTTTATTCTCACATCGCTGGTGGTGTTTGTAGCAATCTGGTCGCTTCGACAGGCGGACTGGGCCGATGGGCTTCAGATCCTGAATCGGATCATGCTGTACGGGCTGATCTCTGGCCTTATCGTCGCGAAGCAGCAACGCATTCCCGGCTGGATCGCAAGCCTGCTCGCGCTCACGGGCGGCGTCGTTGTCGTCCTCTATCAGATGACGGTCTATTTGGACGACCGGCTCGGGAACCGCCGAGAGAAGCTTTCCTGGCTGATGGATCGGTTCGGCAACTGGATCAACCAGATCGCTGGCGGCAAGCAGATCGACGACCTGTATCTGTTTGTGCTGCTTGTGTCGATCTTGACGTTGCTGCTGGCGTTCGGATCGGTCTGGTTCGTGTTCCGAGCCCGCTGGATCTGGCCGGCGCTCGTGTTCCCGGGTTTGCTGCTCTTCATCAATCTCGGCTATAGCCTGCGCGTGCCGACCGGGCTAGTTGTCCTGTACCTCTTCTTCGCAATACTCCTCCTCGTTCGGTTTCGGATGCTCGAGCGAGAGACGAACTGGCGTCGTCAGCGAATCGACTATCCGTCGTCAATCGGCTGGCACGCGATGTGGGCGGCGACGTATCTAGCGATGTTCGTCCTGATGTTTGGCTGGATCTTTCCGGCCAGTGTCCAGAGTGGGCAGCTTCACGATACATGGTTGAGTGTTAACGGTCCCTGGCGGGCAGTTGAACAGCGGTTCAACAGTTGGTTCACCGGTATTCGTGGCCCCGGAGGCGGTGGTATCGGCGGGTACGCCGCCTTCTCCGATAGCTTCGACCTGGGTGGCCCGTTGCGCTTGAGCGATGCTCCGGTCGTTCTCGTCACCGGCGAGCCGACTGCGCCGTACCTCGCCGCGCATCGGTATGCGACCTACACGGGACGCGGGTGGGAGTCGGATGTCTCCCAGACCACCGATGCGAGTGGTCAGCTCAGGCCGCTTCAGCCGCAGATCGAGATGCGAGCTGGCGAGGCGGTCGATGTCGGCGACCAGGCACTCAAGACCCGCGAGAAGACCGAATACACGATCCGCGTGGAGCGCCCCCGTGGCGCGCTCGTCTTCGCGCCAGAGACATTCCTCAGCTCGGACCGCGGAGTGAACCTCGTTGTGCCGTGGAAGATCGTTGACCGGGCCGAAGTGGACCTGGCCGTCGACGCGCCTTCGACAGTGCCGCGCGAGCTGCAGCGGCTCGTCTTGCTGCTACAACAGTATGACTTCACTCCTCCGGACCTGGCTACACCCACTCCCGCCTCAGCAACAGCGGTCAGCGATGCAAGCCCGGCCGTCGAACTGACGCCGACCGTACTCCCCGACGATACGACACCGCCCCGCTTTCGGCCTGAGTCCGAAGATATCACGGCCGAACGTCAGCTCCTTGCAGCGCGAGGCATCACGTTTGAATACACAATCGACGCCACCACCTACCGTGCCACCTCACTAACATACTCCGGTAACTTCCCCGATATCGGTGGCGTCGAGGCGATCTATGCCCGAGACGGATTGGCGTCGGGAGAGACATACAAGGTCGATGCGCTGGAGACGAAGGCGAAGAGCGAAGACCTCCGCCAGAGCAGCGCCGCCGATGTTCCACAGGCAATCCGAGACCGATATTTGCAACTCCCGGACACCGTCACCGATCGTACCCGCGCCCTGGCCTTCGAGGTTACTCAGGGTGCTCAGACGCCGTACGACCAGGCCAAAGCGATCGAGGCCTATCTGCGAACCGCGATCGAATATAGCGAGGATGTCGAGTTTCCACCGGCCGGGCGCGATGTTGTGGACTTCGTCCTCTTCGATTCGCACAAGGGATATTGCGAATACTACGCCTCGGCGTTCATCGTGATGGCCCGCGAGATCGGCCTGCCCACGCGGATGGTGACAGGATTCTTCCCGGCGGATCGTGACAAGGACGCGGGCGGATTCCTGTATCGGGAGCGGAACGCCCACGCCTGGCCCGAGGTGTACTTGGCCGGCTATGGCTGGGTGCCGTTCGAGCCGACGGCGTCGCGAACGGCCTTCAATCGCGAACCAGCCGCGCCCGCAAATCCAGCGGCTGGCGCAATCGATCGCGAATCTGGTGGTATCGGCGGCCCATTGCCGGACGATAGCGCATTCCTGCGCGACCAGAATGACCTTCCGACGGGAGCCGGCGTCGGCGCGACCAACCGCCAGCAGCCGGTGTCTCGCCTCGAGTGGGCAATCCGGGCCGCGATTGCAGCGCTGATGCTGGGCACGTTGACCCTTGCGTTCTTCTGGTTACGTGGCATGCGCGGTCTGTCACCGACCGGCCAGCTCTACGCGAAAACAATCCGCGGCGCAGGCTGGGGCGGGATCCATGTCGATCCATCGATGACCCCGCATGAGATCGCGAGGTCGGTGGCGACCGAGGTTCCGGGGACTCGCGGGCCGACGTCCTACCTCGCCGACTTGTACGTCCGCGAGACATATGGTGGCCGGCCGGTGCCACAGACCGATCTTCTTCGTGGCCGGCAGGCCTGGCTTCGCCTCCGCGGACTCCTCGTGAAACACTTCTTCAGCCGGTTCGCGCCGTGGACGAACCGCCACGAAGACGACCAGGACGACGATCTCGACTGGTAG
- a CDS encoding PrsW family glutamic-type intramembrane protease: MSRLLLNGTATVLATAGVAMLLLLAYALNWSDWRGAETRDLAALAAFGVVLVIGAALLLVSSTRRSATCGVRFPPLWVGVVSLVAAIAAGLASAHWGWLPLAEPFVAIVGLAGLFSFIGRLATRWAPATIPRAAVLRSTVWGMFGATTSAIVLQVLFASGAIVAVIAGLALVDPAMVRDFVERIGAQGTLDEFSGNIVNTMTVSFALFAMYAVAAPITEEFTKIVGVAIIHRGSGASLYAHFVTGVCVGLGFSVVETLGYSMAAGESWPWLLLLRSPVAFIHVTATAFASCGLYHLRTRGGYRFVLYFIGAVVIHGMWNGLSVTVMLVSMQASSASSISPLAGLLIVAIVALLALVLTGCIAWTILTARRLGRAEAATVHHAAVATGHSVVGISTVGFERSEARGISP; encoded by the coding sequence GTGAGCCGACTGCTTCTCAACGGAACGGCCACAGTTCTCGCGACCGCTGGGGTGGCGATGCTACTCCTGTTGGCCTACGCGCTCAACTGGTCTGATTGGCGTGGCGCGGAGACGCGCGACCTGGCGGCCTTGGCGGCCTTCGGCGTCGTGCTCGTTATCGGTGCGGCCTTGCTCCTCGTATCCAGCACGCGCCGCTCTGCTACGTGTGGCGTTCGATTCCCGCCGCTCTGGGTTGGCGTGGTGTCGCTCGTTGCTGCGATCGCCGCCGGCTTGGCGTCGGCGCATTGGGGCTGGTTGCCACTGGCGGAGCCGTTTGTTGCCATCGTCGGTCTGGCGGGTCTGTTCAGCTTTATCGGACGGTTGGCAACGCGATGGGCACCGGCCACAATCCCCCGTGCCGCTGTCCTTCGCTCGACCGTCTGGGGTATGTTCGGCGCGACGACGAGCGCTATCGTGTTGCAGGTGCTCTTCGCCTCTGGCGCTATCGTCGCGGTTATCGCGGGGTTGGCGCTCGTCGATCCGGCGATGGTTCGCGACTTCGTCGAACGGATCGGCGCACAGGGCACCCTGGATGAGTTCAGCGGCAATATCGTCAATACGATGACCGTGTCGTTCGCGTTGTTTGCGATGTACGCGGTTGCCGCGCCGATAACCGAGGAGTTCACGAAAATTGTTGGAGTCGCCATCATCCACCGCGGCTCGGGAGCGTCGTTGTATGCGCACTTCGTTACTGGCGTCTGCGTCGGTCTGGGATTTTCGGTCGTGGAAACACTTGGGTACTCGATGGCGGCCGGCGAGAGTTGGCCATGGCTACTGCTGCTGCGCTCGCCGGTAGCGTTCATTCACGTAACCGCCACCGCGTTTGCGAGTTGTGGTCTGTACCATCTGCGCACACGCGGCGGATATCGTTTCGTCCTGTATTTCATCGGCGCCGTTGTCATTCACGGCATGTGGAACGGTCTCAGTGTCACGGTGATGCTTGTGTCGATGCAGGCAAGTAGCGCGAGCTCGATATCGCCGCTCGCTGGTCTGCTGATTGTGGCGATCGTCGCGCTACTTGCGCTGGTGCTGACTGGCTGTATCGCCTGGACGATTCTCACCGCCCGTAGGCTCGGGCGCGCGGAGGCCGCGACAGTCCATCATGCAGCAGTTGCCACCGGTCATTCCGTGGTCGGGATTTCCACAGTCGGGTTCGAACGTTCCGAGGCACGAGGGATAAGCCCATGA
- a CDS encoding DUF58 domain-containing protein, with the protein MNALKLIALAFIVFVLGQLNQWAILDKVFFALVGLLVIAWFWGRVSLTGVALTRESKADRAQVGQPLQERVRIQNRSRLTKLWVELIDHSDLPGHRVSKVLHLGPNDSRRWRVETICSRRGRFRIGPMSIRSGDPFGLFPNVRFVPETHELLVYPATVDLSAFALPVGSLPGGSAIQRRTPFVTPNASGVRDYMPGDAFNRISWTATARTGKMMVKEFELDPTADIWIVVDLQAGVHAGATTLGAMPSLAGDEVPLAFWLDSTEEYAVTVAASLARHFLAQNRAVGLIASARQHIAIPTDRGGRQMIKILEQLAVVRADGSVPFAELLLAEGAQFTRNSTVILVTPSTNEDWVQSAIGIVSRHVQCVAVVIEPTTFGAAESSLFVVSTLAAVGVPTYLVKYGDDITRALATYSIAPGGRGPRV; encoded by the coding sequence ATGAACGCGCTCAAACTCATTGCGCTCGCGTTCATCGTCTTTGTCCTCGGCCAGCTGAACCAGTGGGCCATTCTGGACAAGGTCTTCTTCGCGCTCGTCGGCCTGCTTGTAATTGCCTGGTTCTGGGGCCGAGTCAGCCTGACCGGCGTCGCGCTCACTCGCGAGTCGAAGGCGGATCGCGCCCAGGTTGGGCAGCCGTTGCAGGAGCGGGTGCGGATCCAGAACCGCAGCCGCCTGACCAAGCTGTGGGTCGAGCTTATCGACCATTCCGATCTCCCCGGCCATCGCGTCTCGAAAGTGCTGCATCTCGGTCCCAACGACTCCAGGCGCTGGCGAGTGGAGACGATCTGCTCACGCCGGGGCCGGTTCCGTATCGGCCCGATGTCAATTCGGAGTGGAGATCCGTTCGGGTTATTTCCGAACGTCCGCTTCGTCCCCGAGACCCACGAGCTGCTCGTCTATCCGGCCACCGTCGACCTGAGCGCGTTCGCGCTGCCGGTTGGTAGTCTGCCGGGGGGATCCGCGATCCAGCGTCGCACGCCATTCGTCACGCCGAACGCCTCGGGTGTGCGCGACTACATGCCCGGCGACGCCTTCAACCGCATCTCCTGGACGGCCACGGCGCGGACCGGCAAGATGATGGTGAAGGAGTTCGAGCTCGATCCGACGGCCGATATCTGGATCGTCGTTGACTTACAGGCGGGCGTACACGCTGGCGCCACCACACTCGGCGCGATGCCGTCGTTGGCCGGCGACGAGGTGCCTCTCGCGTTCTGGCTGGATTCCACTGAAGAGTACGCAGTCACTGTCGCGGCATCGCTCGCGCGGCACTTTCTGGCTCAGAACCGCGCGGTTGGCCTGATCGCGTCGGCGCGCCAACATATCGCGATCCCAACCGATCGCGGCGGGCGGCAGATGATCAAGATCCTCGAACAGCTTGCGGTCGTTCGCGCCGACGGCAGTGTTCCGTTCGCCGAACTGTTGTTGGCCGAGGGCGCGCAGTTTACGAGAAACAGCACGGTCATCCTTGTGACGCCGTCGACTAACGAAGACTGGGTGCAGTCGGCGATCGGGATCGTCAGCCGCCACGTCCAGTGTGTCGCCGTCGTCATTGAGCCGACAACGTTCGGCGCGGCGGAGTCGAGCCTGTTTGTCGTCAGTACGTTGGCGGCGGTTGGAGTGCCGACGTATCTGGTCAAGTACGGGGATGACATCACCCGGGCTCTGGCGACGTACTCGATTGCGCCGGGCGGCAGGGGTCCACGGGTGTGA
- a CDS encoding MoxR family ATPase, with product MEFVEQISTGVRENVERVIVGKGREVQLVLVALLSRGHVLIEDVPGVGKTVLAKAIARSIGCTFKRIQFTPDLLPSDVTGVSIFNQQRGTFEFRPGPIVAQIVLADEINRATPKTQSALLEAMEEAQITVDGVTHPLPHPFVVMATENPIEYEGTFPLPEAQLDRFLVRLSLGYPGRSSEIDILTRQQYAHPLDSLDQIVTADVLERAQAEIRDVHVDPLIQEYIVDLVLATRQHDDIYLGASPRGSLGLYTASRAWAALQGRDFVTPDDVKDLAVPTLAHRVIVNPAARMKGIDSRDLVQEILSAVPVPGSRVVASQPRSSSGGWRARRTAQ from the coding sequence ATGGAGTTCGTCGAGCAGATTTCGACAGGCGTCCGGGAAAATGTGGAGCGAGTGATCGTCGGCAAGGGCCGAGAGGTACAGCTCGTCCTCGTCGCACTTCTCAGCCGAGGCCATGTGCTGATTGAAGACGTGCCCGGCGTCGGTAAGACCGTCCTCGCGAAGGCGATCGCCCGAAGCATCGGTTGTACGTTCAAGCGTATTCAGTTTACCCCCGACCTGCTCCCGAGCGACGTGACCGGCGTCAGCATTTTCAACCAGCAGCGCGGCACGTTCGAGTTTCGCCCGGGGCCGATCGTTGCCCAGATCGTGCTCGCGGACGAGATCAACCGCGCCACACCGAAGACGCAGTCCGCGCTTCTGGAGGCGATGGAAGAGGCGCAGATCACGGTTGACGGGGTCACCCACCCACTGCCGCATCCATTTGTTGTTATGGCGACCGAAAACCCGATCGAGTACGAGGGCACGTTCCCGCTGCCGGAGGCGCAGCTCGATCGATTCCTCGTGCGGTTGTCGCTCGGGTATCCCGGCCGCTCCAGTGAGATCGACATCCTTACCCGCCAACAGTACGCGCATCCGCTGGATTCACTGGACCAGATCGTTACTGCCGACGTCCTCGAGCGCGCGCAGGCCGAGATCCGGGACGTCCATGTCGATCCGCTGATCCAGGAATACATCGTTGATCTCGTTCTGGCCACACGGCAGCATGATGATATCTACCTCGGCGCGAGCCCACGTGGTTCGTTGGGTCTCTACACAGCGTCGCGTGCGTGGGCGGCGCTTCAGGGCCGGGACTTTGTCACTCCCGACGACGTGAAGGATCTAGCCGTGCCGACGCTCGCGCACCGCGTGATCGTGAACCCGGCCGCGCGAATGAAGGGCATCGATTCTCGCGATCTCGTTCAGGAGATACTGTCGGCAGTTCCGGTTCCCGGTTCGCGGGTTGTGGCGTCCCAGCCACGGTCATCGAGCGGGGGCTGGCGAGCTCGCAGGACTGCGCAATGA
- the polA gene encoding DNA polymerase I, whose product MAASTATVPPARRRLILVDGYGLAFRAFHALPLTLTTPEGELSNATFGFTSMLLDALRTHEPDYILITFDVGKSFRHDEFEDYKAHRSPMPEEMRGQLHRIREVIHALDIPIYEADGYEADDVIGTLARQANERGIDALLLTGDSDLLQLVNDHTHVILPGAQRFGDYRMFDLDGVVQRYGFGPDRLPDFKALVGDKSDNIPGVPGIGEKTAKSLIDAYPSIEEILAHTDEITPARARNALAENGELALQCLKLATIVRDVPVELDIDRTVVHDFDREGALELFRSLGFRSLMSRIPESHRNAVVSPSETTSGQIATPKLATTRDELDVLASEIGEAGEIAVDVETDDTNPVTANLVGIAIATAEDRAWYVPLKAPDGAVASLDDVRATIGGAIARHANVVTHHGKFDLTVMLQAGLPAFDIEFDTMLAAYLLGESGIGLKDLAFRYLGWEMTEITTLIGSGRDQRTMDEVPLADVVPYAGADVESTMRLRPMLQATLEERDQMSLLNDIELPLVPILADMERVGISVDVAVLEDLAESLAAQIEQLEEQIYGLVGHEFNLGSTRQMATVLFDELGLPSGRRTKTGYSVGQEVLEGLRGAHDVIDRILEHRTIRKIKSTYVDALPQQVDPRTGRIHTTFNQTIAATGRLSSTDPNLQNIPIRSPLGREVRRAFIAATDDKSRLFDGPARLYSADYSQMELRIMAHFSQDSALLDAFNHGIDVHRATAAQVFNVPIADVTADMRSTAKTVNFGIMYGMQAYGLSRDTGMSRQDATLFIERYMKQFDGVRAYLDGTLADARDKGYVKSLYGRRRYVPDIASGGPRRLAAERAAINMPLQATAADIMKIAMIDVARELSSSNLRARMLLQVHDELLFETPESEVEALRELVSKTMRGAAKLTVPLEVESSVGLNWGDMIDLD is encoded by the coding sequence GTGGCAGCAAGTACGGCAACAGTACCGCCGGCGCGACGGCGCCTGATCCTGGTCGACGGATACGGACTCGCGTTTCGCGCATTTCATGCATTACCGCTCACGCTCACCACCCCCGAGGGAGAGCTCTCCAATGCGACGTTCGGCTTTACGTCGATGCTTCTCGACGCGCTTCGGACGCACGAGCCGGACTATATTCTCATCACCTTTGATGTCGGCAAGTCCTTTCGCCACGATGAGTTCGAAGACTACAAAGCCCACCGGTCACCGATGCCCGAAGAGATGCGCGGCCAGTTGCACCGCATCCGCGAGGTCATTCACGCCCTCGATATCCCGATCTACGAAGCGGACGGATACGAGGCCGATGATGTCATCGGCACGCTGGCGCGACAGGCAAACGAGCGAGGCATCGACGCGTTGCTGCTGACCGGTGACAGCGATCTGTTACAGCTCGTCAACGACCATACCCACGTCATTCTTCCCGGAGCTCAGCGTTTCGGTGACTATCGTATGTTCGATCTCGATGGTGTCGTACAACGCTACGGATTCGGTCCCGACCGGCTTCCCGACTTCAAGGCGCTCGTAGGTGATAAGTCCGACAATATCCCCGGAGTACCGGGTATCGGCGAGAAAACGGCCAAGTCGCTCATCGATGCGTATCCATCAATTGAGGAGATTCTCGCCCATACGGATGAGATCACTCCGGCCCGGGCACGTAACGCGCTGGCCGAAAATGGTGAGCTCGCGTTGCAGTGCCTGAAACTGGCGACGATTGTCCGCGATGTGCCGGTCGAGCTCGACATCGACCGCACCGTCGTCCATGACTTCGACCGCGAAGGTGCGCTGGAGCTATTTCGATCCCTGGGCTTCCGGTCGCTGATGAGCCGTATCCCCGAATCCCACAGGAACGCGGTCGTCTCACCAAGCGAAACGACGTCCGGCCAGATCGCCACGCCGAAGCTCGCGACCACACGCGACGAGCTGGATGTGCTGGCCAGCGAGATCGGCGAGGCCGGCGAAATCGCGGTGGATGTTGAGACCGACGACACCAACCCGGTCACTGCCAACCTCGTCGGAATTGCCATCGCGACGGCGGAAGACCGCGCGTGGTACGTGCCACTGAAAGCCCCGGACGGCGCTGTGGCGTCACTGGACGATGTGCGGGCGACGATCGGCGGGGCGATTGCTCGGCACGCGAACGTTGTTACGCATCACGGAAAATTCGACCTGACGGTGATGCTTCAGGCGGGGCTGCCGGCGTTTGACATTGAGTTCGACACGATGCTGGCGGCCTACCTGCTGGGAGAATCGGGGATCGGGCTGAAGGACCTCGCCTTTCGCTATCTCGGCTGGGAGATGACCGAGATCACCACATTGATCGGAAGTGGTCGGGACCAGCGAACGATGGACGAAGTCCCTCTTGCCGATGTTGTCCCATATGCTGGCGCAGATGTCGAAAGCACGATGCGACTTCGGCCGATGCTGCAAGCGACTCTTGAAGAGCGCGATCAGATGTCGCTGCTGAACGATATCGAGCTGCCGCTCGTGCCGATCCTTGCAGACATGGAGCGGGTCGGCATCTCCGTCGATGTCGCCGTCCTCGAAGACCTCGCCGAGAGCCTGGCGGCGCAGATCGAACAGCTGGAAGAGCAGATCTACGGCTTAGTTGGTCACGAGTTCAATCTCGGCTCGACTCGCCAGATGGCGACCGTGTTGTTCGACGAGCTCGGGCTACCATCGGGCCGGCGCACGAAGACTGGCTATTCTGTTGGGCAGGAGGTCCTCGAAGGACTCCGCGGCGCGCACGATGTTATCGACCGCATTCTCGAGCACCGAACGATCCGCAAGATCAAGTCAACCTACGTTGACGCTCTCCCGCAGCAGGTGGACCCGCGAACCGGGCGGATTCACACGACGTTCAACCAGACGATCGCCGCCACTGGCCGCCTGTCGTCCACCGACCCGAACCTGCAGAACATACCGATACGCTCGCCGCTGGGTCGAGAGGTGCGTCGCGCGTTCATCGCCGCAACGGATGACAAGAGCAGATTGTTCGATGGGCCGGCACGACTCTATTCTGCCGATTACTCGCAGATGGAGTTGCGCATCATGGCCCATTTCAGCCAGGATAGCGCGCTTCTCGACGCCTTCAATCACGGCATCGATGTCCACCGGGCCACAGCCGCCCAGGTGTTCAACGTGCCCATCGCGGACGTGACGGCGGATATGCGCTCCACCGCGAAGACGGTCAACTTCGGCATTATGTACGGCATGCAGGCATACGGGCTATCACGCGACACTGGCATGTCTCGACAGGACGCCACGTTGTTCATCGAACGCTACATGAAGCAGTTCGACGGGGTGCGCGCGTATCTCGATGGGACTTTGGCCGACGCACGCGACAAGGGTTACGTCAAGTCCCTCTATGGACGGCGACGTTACGTGCCCGATATCGCGAGCGGAGGGCCGCGCCGGCTTGCCGCCGAGCGCGCGGCGATCAACATGCCGCTTCAGGCGACTGCCGCCGACATCATGAAGATCGCGATGATCGACGTCGCCAGGGAGTTGTCAAGCTCTAACCTCCGGGCGCGTATGCTCCTTCAGGTTCACGATGAGCTGCTGTTCGAGACACCGGAATCCGAGGTAGAAGCACTTCGCGAACTCGTCTCGAAGACGATGCGCGGCGCAGCTAAGCTGACAGTCCCGCTCGAGGTCGAATCTTCGGTCGGGCTAAACTGGGGAGACATGATCGACCTGGATTAA
- a CDS encoding FmdB family zinc ribbon protein, protein MPTYEYACDSCGHRFDIRQSFSEDPIRDCPVCGAGVRRVVYPTGVIFKGSGWYVNDSRSAATTPSASKPVSDSPGTAEKSDKKETVKSAPDS, encoded by the coding sequence ATGCCAACCTATGAGTACGCGTGCGATAGTTGTGGTCATCGCTTCGATATTCGCCAGAGCTTCTCCGAAGATCCGATTCGTGACTGTCCGGTCTGTGGAGCCGGCGTGCGTCGCGTCGTATATCCCACCGGTGTGATCTTCAAGGGTTCCGGTTGGTATGTGAACGACAGCCGCTCGGCCGCAACCACCCCCAGTGCGTCGAAGCCGGTGTCGGATTCTCCCGGTACAGCCGAGAAGTCCGACAAAAAAGAGACCGTCAAGAGCGCGCCAGACTCCTGA
- the cysS gene encoding cysteine--tRNA ligase: protein MPLMIYNTMTRSKEPFETIEPGTVRMYVCGPTVYADAHIGHAMSALTFDVIRRYLEWNGYVVHHAQNFTDVDDKIINRAADLGIDPRALSEQLIESWLEETAALNILPATVYPRATDEIDGIVEMIQSLIDTGHAYVVEGGDVNYRVSSFAGYGKLSHRNLDDMLAGARVDIDPRKENPMDFALWKSAKKGEPAWESPWGPGRPGWHIECSVMAMEHLGNTIDIHGGGSDLIFPHHENEIAQSEAFPENRPFARYWMHNGMLQLGGEKMSKSIGNLIPLRELIAHNDGRAFRLAVLQSIYRNPLVYSGEVLEAARRGLERLDTAVRGYDAMATAHDAEAHAAAAEAEARFRAAMDDDFNTPIAVSVLFDLARMANRATGDAKHLYQSALVELSGVLGLELGKTEGSQSGDAAPFIDLLIAIRDELRTAKQWALSDRIRDALTERGIVVEDSPTGATWRRKEQT, encoded by the coding sequence ATGCCACTCATGATCTACAACACGATGACTCGGTCGAAAGAGCCGTTCGAGACCATCGAGCCGGGAACGGTGCGGATGTACGTCTGCGGGCCGACGGTATACGCGGACGCTCACATCGGCCACGCGATGTCGGCGCTCACCTTCGACGTGATCCGCCGATATCTGGAGTGGAACGGGTACGTCGTTCACCACGCGCAGAACTTCACTGATGTCGATGACAAGATCATCAATCGCGCGGCCGACCTCGGTATCGACCCGCGCGCGCTGTCCGAGCAGCTCATCGAATCATGGCTCGAGGAGACGGCTGCGCTGAACATTCTGCCGGCCACTGTCTACCCTCGCGCCACCGACGAGATCGACGGGATTGTCGAGATGATCCAGTCACTCATCGATACCGGACATGCCTACGTCGTAGAGGGGGGAGACGTCAACTATCGTGTCTCGAGCTTCGCCGGGTATGGCAAGCTGAGCCACCGCAACCTCGATGACATGCTGGCCGGCGCCCGGGTCGACATAGATCCGCGCAAGGAGAACCCGATGGACTTCGCCCTCTGGAAGTCCGCCAAGAAAGGCGAGCCGGCCTGGGAGAGCCCATGGGGACCCGGCCGGCCGGGCTGGCACATCGAGTGCTCGGTCATGGCGATGGAACACCTCGGGAATACGATCGACATTCACGGTGGTGGATCCGACCTTATCTTCCCGCACCATGAGAACGAAATCGCCCAGTCCGAGGCATTTCCTGAGAATCGCCCATTCGCTCGCTACTGGATGCACAACGGGATGCTCCAGCTCGGCGGGGAGAAGATGAGCAAGTCAATCGGCAACCTCATCCCGCTTCGCGAGCTGATCGCGCACAACGACGGGCGAGCATTTCGGCTGGCGGTGCTGCAGTCGATTTATCGCAACCCGCTTGTCTACAGCGGCGAGGTACTCGAAGCGGCACGGCGCGGGCTGGAACGGCTCGACACGGCAGTCCGTGGCTACGACGCGATGGCTACCGCGCACGACGCCGAGGCACACGCCGCAGCCGCCGAGGCCGAGGCACGCTTCCGGGCTGCGATGGACGACGACTTCAACACGCCGATCGCCGTCTCCGTCCTCTTCGACCTTGCCCGGATGGCGAACCGTGCAACCGGCGACGCGAAACACCTCTATCAGTCGGCTCTGGTCGAGCTATCCGGCGTCCTCGGGTTGGAGCTCGGCAAGACTGAAGGATCTCAATCCGGGGACGCAGCGCCATTTATCGACCTCTTGATCGCGATCCGCGATGAATTACGAACTGCGAAGCAGTGGGCGCTGTCGGATCGCATCCGCGATGCGTTGACAGAACGGGGGATTGTGGTTGAGGACTCGCCCACCGGCGCGACCTGGCGCCGAAAAGAACAGACCTGA